The nucleotide sequence CCTGACCGGGCGGATCGTGGATCGAAATGGGACGCCGAGGAGGCTGCTGTTCGAGAGGACGTTTCAGTCCGGGGTCTATGCGGTGGCCTGGGACGGCAAGGACGACACGAGTGCGACGCTGGCGCCGGATGTCTACGTGTTCCATCTGACCGAGGTCCAGGGCGACTCGACATTCAATCTGAGCGCGAACGTTCTCTGGAACCCGAGCGACCCGACCGCGGCGTACGCGATGCAGGCGAATTCGCAGGGCGCGTTCTCGGTTCCACTTTCGTCGCTGGCGAACGGGCAGAAGATCGATGCCGTGGACATGACCGGCGCGCCGCTCGGATCGTTCGTCGTCGGCAAGAACCTGCGCGTGACCGCAACCGGCCCGCCGAGCGGGATCGCGACCGTGGGCGCGACCACCGTGGCGACGAATGCTCAGGGGAAGGGCGTGAGCGTCACGGTGAGGTTGCCGTAGGGGGGGCGGCAGAGCAGTTCTCAGTGCGCGGTCGAACGGAACTGCTCGTAGCGCTCTTCGAGAAACTCTCGCTTCGGACGCTGGGCACGAGACCGCGGCAAGTGTCCGAGTGGCGTCCCGTGCAGCTCCTGCAAAGCGTGGCGAAGTGTCGGCCCGTCATCCTCTTTCCGAATGTCTGAGCGCACTTCGACGATCAGGTCGTGAGGTCTGATTCCGAGGACGTTCTTGTCGTACGCGGCATGATGCAGCTTGCAGAGCGATATTCCATTTGAGACCCACGGCTCACCCTTCGGGTGCCCATCAGGAAGAATGTGCGCAGCATCGAGAAGTTCCGCATGTCGAAGCCTGCAAATTGCGCACGTGTGCTTGTAGGCGCGCAGGACTCTGAACCTAAAACTCGCTTGGTGAACTCTCCTGAGGACCGCCGCCGTGACGTACTCACGTTGAATCTCCGCCATGCTCTCTGCCACCGCAAGTGCTGGCAGCGCCTCCCCGGCTAGACGCGGATTCGATACCGCGA is from Candidatus Sulfotelmatobacter sp. and encodes:
- a CDS encoding HNH endonuclease, translating into MDDRDPLIRMEAFGFLDRLRSQFGEILPRAELAKGFVFDGIRVPLLSAQGIFKPAALERVPLSITTVPIIEGQPRPYEDETRPDGLISYKYRSHGGPQHRDNVGLRLAMTEKTPLVYFHGVEPGYYEALYPVLIVGDDPRREFFIVAVSNPRLAGEALPALAVAESMAEIQREYVTAAVLRRVHQASFRFRVLRAYKHTCAICRLRHAELLDAAHILPDGHPKGEPWVSNGISLCKLHHAAYDKNVLGIRPHDLIVEVRSDIRKEDDGPTLRHALQELHGTPLGHLPRSRAQRPKREFLEERYEQFRSTAH